Proteins encoded by one window of Candidatus Poribacteria bacterium:
- a CDS encoding PaaI family thioesterase — MAIENNDNCFVCGMKNPFGFQVKPEIIGDGASVRIECTPAEHLQGWANILHGGILSTLLDEAITYVGIGTFDQPAVTAQLEVRFRNPAPTGVKLLVSAERTKVSKRLVEAKAEVTLSDGTLIATGTGKVVPVSESFAPKVPAQF, encoded by the coding sequence ATGGCGATTGAAAACAATGACAACTGCTTTGTTTGCGGTATGAAAAACCCATTCGGCTTTCAGGTAAAACCTGAAATTATAGGTGATGGTGCCTCTGTCCGCATTGAATGTACACCCGCTGAACACTTGCAAGGTTGGGCAAACATTCTACACGGAGGTATCCTCAGTACCCTGTTAGATGAAGCGATTACCTACGTCGGAATAGGCACCTTCGATCAGCCCGCAGTAACAGCGCAACTCGAGGTCCGTTTTCGTAATCCAGCACCAACGGGGGTGAAACTCCTTGTCTCTGCCGAGCGTACGAAGGTTTCCAAAAGGTTAGTGGAAGCAAAAGCAGAGGTTACGCTCAGTGATGGCACGCTCATTGCTACTGGCACTGGAAAAGTCGTACCGGTCAGTGAAAGTTTTGCACCAAAAGTACCGGCTCAGTTTTGA
- the nadB gene encoding L-aspartate oxidase — protein MENPTSAMNSEGLLSWDTDVLIIGSGAAGLRAALAASEHANVTLITKTTLTESNTHYAQGGIAVAMNLDDTIALHIKDTCAAGAGLCNVEAVEMMVSEGIPRVGELLDWGANFDWEGTLPRFTREAAHSRRRIVHKGDATGRETTDVLIQRVLNTERIHVLQNTFAIDLLTDADVKLASEETPTCYGVTAIVEEQVACIRAKATILATGGLGRIYPCTSNPKVATGDGFAAAWRAGCEMIDMEFVQFHPTTLFLDGAPNFLISEAVRGEGGKLLSIRGERFMEKYHEKGELAPRDVVSRAIQSEMDSTGFPCVFLDITHESEDFILERFPTISDTTKRYGLNINVDLIPVRPGAHFMMGGIRTNTDTQTNLKGLYACGEVACTGVHGANRLASNSLLECLVYGARAGTNAAIFANSYQAPVISGQLQEGFGATTRDALTDNRKLKTDNYSTESIKDVIRETLWKNVSIERNGEGLQETLAELQDLMESLGSVLTNPEVADVATVETVNMLNVALMITQSALARTESRGAHYRADFPTQNDTEWQRRILITRDNTTEAISL, from the coding sequence ATGGAAAATCCAACATCTGCGATGAATTCAGAGGGGCTTTTGAGTTGGGACACCGATGTGCTTATCATCGGTAGTGGTGCCGCTGGGTTACGCGCGGCTCTCGCTGCGAGTGAACACGCGAATGTGACGTTAATTACCAAAACGACATTGACAGAGAGTAACACACACTATGCCCAAGGTGGGATCGCTGTTGCTATGAACCTCGATGATACGATCGCCTTGCACATAAAGGATACCTGTGCAGCGGGTGCCGGTCTCTGCAATGTGGAAGCCGTTGAGATGATGGTATCTGAAGGTATTCCACGCGTTGGCGAACTATTAGACTGGGGTGCGAACTTCGATTGGGAAGGAACCCTGCCGCGCTTTACACGAGAAGCCGCTCACAGCCGCCGTCGAATTGTACATAAAGGCGACGCAACAGGTCGTGAAACGACGGATGTCCTTATCCAACGCGTACTAAATACGGAACGCATTCACGTCCTGCAAAATACATTCGCCATTGACTTGCTGACCGACGCGGATGTCAAGTTAGCGAGCGAGGAGACACCTACATGCTATGGTGTTACGGCAATTGTAGAAGAACAGGTCGCCTGTATTCGCGCCAAAGCCACAATTCTCGCGACCGGTGGGCTTGGACGGATTTACCCGTGTACGTCTAACCCAAAAGTAGCGACTGGCGACGGATTCGCTGCAGCATGGCGCGCCGGATGCGAAATGATAGATATGGAATTCGTCCAATTTCATCCAACAACGCTTTTCTTAGACGGGGCACCTAACTTTTTGATCTCAGAAGCGGTTAGAGGGGAAGGTGGCAAACTTCTGAGCATTCGTGGTGAACGCTTTATGGAGAAATATCACGAGAAAGGTGAACTTGCCCCACGGGATGTTGTGAGCCGCGCCATTCAAAGCGAGATGGACTCGACCGGATTCCCGTGCGTTTTCCTTGATATTACCCATGAATCCGAAGATTTTATCCTTGAACGATTTCCGACCATCTCCGATACCACAAAACGCTACGGACTCAATATTAACGTGGACTTAATCCCCGTCCGTCCCGGCGCACACTTTATGATGGGCGGCATCCGCACCAATACAGATACACAAACAAATCTCAAAGGGCTTTATGCTTGTGGAGAAGTAGCATGTACGGGTGTCCACGGTGCGAATCGCTTAGCAAGCAACTCTCTGCTTGAATGCCTCGTCTACGGTGCCCGCGCTGGCACAAACGCTGCAATATTTGCAAATAGTTATCAGGCCCCAGTTATCAGTGGACAGTTACAAGAGGGTTTTGGGGCTACCACAAGAGACGCTTTAACTGATAACCGAAAACTGAAAACCGATAACTATTCTACAGAATCAATCAAAGATGTCATTCGCGAGACGCTCTGGAAGAATGTTAGCATCGAACGAAACGGCGAGGGCTTACAAGAAACCCTCGCCGAATTGCAAGATTTAATGGAAAGTTTAGGGAGTGTGCTAACAAATCCGGAAGTCGCAGACGTAGCGACGGTAGAAACAGTTAATATGCTCAACGTCGCCTTGATGATAACGCAATCTGCACTCGCCCGCACGGAAAGCCGCGGTGCCCATTACCGTGCCGATTTTCCGACACAAAACGATACCGAATGGCAACGGCGTATTCTCATTACACGTGACAACACCACCGAAGCGATTTCCTTGTGA
- the raiA gene encoding ribosome-associated translation inhibitor RaiA, which translates to MKITYSGHNLKITDDIHAYILKRADKIETRFGDMQELNVVLKSEKNRFDAEMIVTAPRVSFYAKSETHEILSALDTVTDKIISQVRRYKDRVKDRRHNAPHREVVAQLNPDSVETVIDPDGTDAPVIVATQEKFAAKPLTVAEAATELQASNTVFLLFLNAETRQVNLLYEMEQGTYGWVEPLFT; encoded by the coding sequence ATGAAAATAACCTATTCCGGACATAACCTAAAAATTACTGATGATATTCATGCATACATCCTAAAACGTGCCGACAAAATTGAAACCCGTTTCGGAGATATGCAGGAACTGAACGTCGTTCTCAAATCCGAGAAAAATCGATTTGATGCCGAGATGATAGTGACAGCACCACGCGTCTCGTTCTATGCGAAAAGTGAAACGCATGAGATTCTGTCGGCATTAGATACTGTAACAGATAAGATTATCAGTCAGGTCCGTCGCTACAAGGATAGAGTTAAAGACCGACGGCATAATGCACCACATCGCGAAGTGGTCGCCCAGCTCAACCCAGACAGCGTGGAAACCGTAATAGACCCTGATGGGACTGACGCACCTGTCATCGTAGCGACGCAGGAGAAATTTGCAGCGAAACCACTGACGGTCGCGGAAGCCGCAACGGAACTCCAAGCCTCAAATACCGTATTTCTGCTGTTTTTAAACGCGGAAACCCGGCAAGTCAATTTACTTTATGAAATGGAGCAGGGGACATACGGGTGGGTAGAACCCCTCTTTACCTAA
- a CDS encoding aldo/keto reductase: MEIVALGKTGLNVSRLAIGTGSNGWNGRSNQTDLGFETFRDLLLFSYEKGVTFWDSADQYGSHPHVKAALEELPRESVTITTKTTSRTRETVEADVKRFLKEIGSDYVDIVLLHCLTQVDWPQRYPEAMEALVRCKEQGLIRSHGVSCHDYGAFQTSAMMEWVEVVLARINHAGVSMDASPADVIRTMEQMAFAGKGIYGMKVLGMGKLAKDAESQREAIEFVMGLPCVHAMTIGMTSESEVEANVTVVNELSENGL; encoded by the coding sequence ATGGAAATTGTAGCACTGGGGAAAACAGGTTTAAATGTCTCACGGCTTGCTATAGGCACCGGATCGAATGGTTGGAATGGGCGTTCAAACCAGACGGATTTGGGGTTTGAAACCTTTCGAGATCTATTGCTGTTTTCTTATGAAAAAGGTGTAACGTTTTGGGATTCCGCCGACCAATATGGTAGCCATCCACACGTCAAGGCAGCACTTGAAGAGCTGCCGCGAGAAAGTGTCACTATCACCACAAAGACAACATCCCGCACACGGGAGACGGTGGAAGCAGACGTGAAGCGGTTCCTCAAAGAAATTGGTTCCGATTATGTGGATATTGTGCTGCTCCACTGCCTCACACAAGTAGATTGGCCACAACGCTACCCAGAGGCAATGGAAGCACTCGTCCGTTGTAAAGAGCAAGGTTTGATCCGCTCGCACGGTGTCTCTTGTCACGACTATGGCGCATTCCAGACATCCGCGATGATGGAATGGGTTGAGGTTGTTTTGGCGCGAATTAATCACGCCGGTGTTAGCATGGACGCGTCCCCCGCAGATGTCATCCGAACGATGGAACAGATGGCGTTTGCTGGCAAAGGGATTTATGGCATGAAAGTCTTAGGTATGGGGAAATTGGCAAAAGACGCGGAGAGCCAACGCGAAGCAATCGAATTCGTGATGGGACTCCCCTGTGTCCACGCTATGACGATCGGCATGACCTCGGAGAGCGAGGTAGAAGCGAACGTCACCGTTGTCAACGAGTTGTCGGAGAACGGTTTATAG
- the gatB gene encoding Asp-tRNA(Asn)/Glu-tRNA(Gln) amidotransferase subunit GatB, translating to MDKYEIVIGLEIHAELCTESKLFCNCAYTFGASANDCTCPICLGMPGTLPVINRRAVEFAVRSGLAMGCEITTASKFDRKNYFYPDLPKNYQISQYDIPLCQNGQVTFEFDGEPRTVALRRIHLEEDAGKSIHAEVTGDPTRSFMDFNRAGVPLLEIVSEPELHSPEEAIAYCRAVKEILEYIEVSDCNMEEGSLRCEPNLSLRPKGSKELGTRTEIKNKNSFQELIDAMEYEVKRQARILDAGEEVVQETLLFDPSTGKTVAMRGKEEADDYRYFPEPDLVHVQISDEWIQEVQPTLPELPAARRKRFIADYGISAENAELLTTTRTLAEFFDKAAQLSDEPTTCANWIMGDLTRLLNTAEIEIQDSKVTPAHLSELIQLIDNATISGKIAKSVLDDAFETGKMPKEIVAEKGLAQITDTSEIEAIVLQVVEENPGPAQDYRDGTKKAIGFLVGQVMRATRGKANPQLVNQILTRVLSTD from the coding sequence ATGGACAAATATGAAATAGTTATCGGTTTAGAAATTCATGCTGAATTATGCACAGAAAGTAAACTTTTCTGCAACTGCGCTTATACTTTCGGGGCATCAGCGAATGATTGTACATGCCCAATTTGCTTAGGGATGCCCGGAACATTACCGGTCATCAATAGACGTGCCGTTGAGTTCGCAGTTCGATCAGGACTGGCGATGGGCTGCGAAATCACAACCGCCAGTAAATTTGATCGGAAGAACTATTTCTATCCAGACCTGCCGAAGAACTACCAGATCTCGCAATATGACATCCCGTTATGTCAAAATGGGCAGGTAACGTTTGAATTTGATGGCGAACCTCGGACTGTCGCACTCCGTAGAATCCATCTTGAAGAGGACGCAGGAAAATCTATCCACGCCGAAGTTACAGGCGATCCGACCCGTAGTTTCATGGACTTCAATCGCGCCGGTGTACCGCTCCTTGAAATCGTAAGCGAACCTGAACTGCACTCCCCCGAAGAGGCAATCGCCTATTGCCGAGCCGTTAAAGAGATCTTAGAATATATTGAAGTCAGCGATTGCAACATGGAAGAAGGGAGCCTGCGATGCGAACCGAACCTCTCCCTACGACCCAAGGGCAGTAAAGAGTTAGGCACGCGTACAGAGATTAAAAACAAAAACTCGTTCCAAGAACTGATTGATGCGATGGAGTATGAGGTAAAACGGCAGGCACGGATTTTAGATGCCGGTGAAGAGGTCGTTCAAGAAACACTCCTATTTGATCCAAGCACGGGTAAAACGGTGGCGATGCGTGGCAAGGAGGAAGCAGACGACTATCGCTATTTCCCCGAACCCGATCTCGTTCATGTCCAGATAAGTGATGAATGGATTCAGGAAGTCCAACCGACGCTCCCCGAACTCCCCGCCGCACGGCGCAAACGTTTTATTGCGGATTACGGCATCTCCGCCGAAAACGCCGAGCTCCTGACGACCACCCGAACCCTCGCCGAATTCTTTGACAAAGCCGCACAACTCAGCGATGAACCGACGACCTGTGCGAACTGGATCATGGGCGACCTAACCCGGCTCCTCAATACCGCAGAAATTGAGATTCAAGATTCTAAAGTCACGCCAGCACACCTCAGTGAACTCATCCAATTGATTGATAACGCGACCATCAGCGGCAAAATCGCCAAATCTGTGCTTGACGATGCCTTTGAGACGGGCAAAATGCCGAAAGAGATTGTCGCGGAAAAGGGATTAGCGCAGATTACGGATACCTCAGAGATAGAAGCCATTGTGCTACAGGTTGTAGAAGAAAATCCCGGTCCCGCCCAAGATTACCGTGACGGCACGAAGAAAGCGATCGGATTCCTCGTCGGGCAAGTCATGCGCGCCACCCGCGGAAAAGCAAATCCGCAACTGGTGAACCAAATTTTAACGCGGGTTTTATCCACTGATTAG
- a CDS encoding valine--tRNA ligase, producing MTNLPKIYAPQEIEGKWYQFWQKNDYFHAAATSEKQAYAIVIPPPNITGSLHIGHALDNTLQDCLIRWRRMQGYNTLWMPGTDHAGIVTELIMERKLAEEGTSRIELGREKFTERMWQWKAESAGYIVSQLQQLGCSCDWKRERFTLDEGLSKAVRTAFVKLYNQGLIYRDTYMVNWCPECNTAISNLEVEPIEIDGNFYHIRYPVKDSDVVLEIATTRPETMLGDTAVAVHPDDERYQHVIGKTAHLPLCDREIPIIADAYVDREFGTGALKVTPAHDPNDYEIGLRHELEQRTIFTQDGHISEAAPEKYVGLSRWECRKRVVEDLQNLDYLVKIVPHRHAVGHHDRCGTIVEPAISLQWFMNVRPLAQRAIEATQKGEVRFIPERETDRFYHWMEIIEPWPISRQRWWGHQLPIWYCNACEAVTVAMETPQQCKCGASDFRQDEDVLDTWFSSGLWPFSTMGWPEETEELKTFYPTSVLVSGWDILFFWVSRMIMLGLGCMDEVPFRTVYLHGLVADEKGQKMSKSKGNTIDPLETIDTYGTDAFRFALANVSTPIPYVSLSESQIESGRRFANKIWNAARFILMNLEKHPIPTEVDAIETEQETLEITWIRSRLSHTIKTTTDALENFRFYEATQTLYAFLWHEFCDWYLEFTKQRIAQDEPAALWVAADVLEQTMRLLHPLMPFLTEEIWQQLPRNRTQDDKSVTIAPWPEPTGENSTAETTMATLTEVIESIRSIRGELNVPIGASVEVHIQSPNSEVRERLETYLSQYLPAFTRVADITIAESLQKPPAAAEAVIGELAIYIPLADVIDLDAEHARLSKRHQQATKDVVSAQKTLDNPNFVQRAPEKVVAQKKAQLQRLLTEQDKLARSLAMLTESGSENGD from the coding sequence ATGACAAATCTCCCAAAAATCTATGCCCCTCAAGAAATTGAGGGGAAATGGTACCAATTTTGGCAAAAAAATGACTACTTCCACGCGGCGGCAACCTCCGAGAAACAGGCTTACGCAATCGTGATTCCGCCGCCGAATATTACAGGTAGTCTCCACATCGGACACGCACTTGATAATACGCTCCAAGATTGCCTCATCCGATGGCGGCGCATGCAAGGGTATAACACGCTCTGGATGCCCGGAACCGACCACGCCGGTATTGTTACTGAACTCATCATGGAACGAAAACTCGCCGAGGAAGGGACAAGTCGAATTGAACTCGGCAGAGAAAAATTCACCGAGCGGATGTGGCAATGGAAAGCCGAATCTGCTGGCTATATCGTCTCACAACTTCAACAACTCGGATGCTCTTGTGACTGGAAACGTGAGCGTTTCACACTTGATGAAGGACTCTCGAAAGCCGTTCGCACCGCGTTTGTCAAACTCTATAATCAGGGACTCATCTATCGCGACACCTACATGGTCAATTGGTGCCCAGAGTGCAACACGGCTATCAGTAACCTTGAAGTGGAACCGATTGAGATAGACGGCAACTTTTACCACATCCGCTATCCTGTGAAAGACAGTGATGTTGTCCTTGAAATCGCCACGACGCGCCCAGAGACTATGTTAGGCGACACGGCTGTCGCTGTGCATCCCGACGATGAGCGGTATCAGCATGTCATTGGAAAGACAGCACACCTACCCCTCTGTGACAGGGAAATTCCGATAATCGCCGATGCTTACGTGGATAGAGAATTTGGGACCGGCGCTTTGAAAGTAACGCCCGCACACGATCCTAATGATTATGAAATCGGATTGCGGCACGAACTCGAACAGCGTACGATCTTCACGCAAGATGGACATATCAGCGAAGCGGCACCCGAAAAATATGTCGGTTTATCCCGATGGGAGTGTCGCAAACGGGTCGTCGAAGATTTGCAGAACTTAGATTACCTCGTCAAAATTGTACCGCATCGGCACGCCGTTGGCCATCACGACCGGTGCGGTACGATTGTCGAACCCGCTATATCATTGCAATGGTTCATGAATGTCCGCCCGCTCGCACAACGCGCCATAGAAGCGACCCAAAAGGGCGAAGTCCGGTTCATTCCAGAACGCGAGACCGATCGCTTCTATCACTGGATGGAGATTATCGAACCTTGGCCGATCTCACGTCAGCGTTGGTGGGGACATCAACTCCCGATATGGTACTGTAACGCATGTGAGGCAGTTACTGTTGCCATGGAAACGCCACAGCAATGCAAGTGTGGTGCCTCTGATTTCCGCCAAGATGAAGATGTTCTTGATACATGGTTCAGCTCCGGGCTGTGGCCCTTCTCCACCATGGGCTGGCCAGAAGAGACGGAAGAATTGAAAACTTTTTATCCGACATCTGTTCTGGTCAGCGGTTGGGACATCCTCTTCTTCTGGGTATCGAGAATGATAATGTTAGGACTCGGATGTATGGACGAGGTACCCTTCCGAACCGTCTATTTGCATGGGCTTGTCGCCGACGAAAAGGGGCAAAAGATGAGCAAATCGAAAGGAAACACCATCGACCCGTTAGAGACAATCGACACTTACGGGACAGACGCATTCCGCTTCGCCCTTGCAAATGTAAGCACACCAATCCCTTATGTCTCGCTCTCAGAATCGCAGATTGAGTCAGGTAGACGCTTCGCCAATAAAATCTGGAACGCTGCCCGGTTCATCCTGATGAATTTAGAAAAACATCCCATTCCCACGGAAGTGGATGCCATAGAGACCGAACAAGAAACGCTCGAAATAACGTGGATACGGAGTCGGCTCAGCCATACTATTAAAACAACAACCGATGCCCTCGAAAACTTCCGTTTCTACGAAGCGACACAAACGCTCTATGCTTTCCTTTGGCACGAATTCTGTGATTGGTATCTCGAATTCACCAAACAGCGAATTGCGCAAGACGAACCAGCGGCACTCTGGGTAGCTGCAGACGTTTTGGAGCAGACAATGCGGCTCCTCCACCCGCTCATGCCCTTCCTAACCGAAGAAATTTGGCAACAACTCCCGCGCAATAGAACGCAGGACGATAAGTCAGTAACTATTGCCCCTTGGCCAGAGCCAACAGGCGAAAATTCAACCGCAGAAACCACTATGGCGACGCTCACGGAAGTCATTGAGAGTATCCGCAGCATCCGAGGTGAGTTGAACGTTCCGATTGGAGCGTCTGTAGAAGTTCATATCCAATCACCAAACAGTGAAGTGCGTGAGCGACTCGAAACATATCTATCACAGTACTTACCGGCTTTCACACGGGTAGCTGACATCACTATCGCTGAATCTCTGCAAAAACCTCCCGCCGCTGCTGAAGCGGTTATCGGAGAACTCGCTATTTATATTCCGCTTGCAGATGTCATAGATCTCGATGCCGAACACGCAAGGCTTAGCAAACGCCATCAACAAGCAACGAAGGACGTTGTGTCGGCACAAAAGACGTTAGATAATCCAAACTTCGTTCAGCGGGCACCGGAAAAAGTCGTTGCACAAAAGAAGGCACAACTTCAACGGTTGTTGACAGAGCAAGACAAATTAGCACGGAGCCTCGCTATGCTTACCGAATCAGGAAGTGAAAATGGCGATTGA
- a CDS encoding transglycosylase SLT domain-containing protein, translating to MKYINFFSRNRTQFSERTNPGIILDATIIHNFFWGLLLLACSCFAGATLASAEEARSDAWGEAFTLIDKGERRRAVSKLESLLQSDLPESDKLRIHHALGYNYEKLRNRPKAVGHYARVASLSYPLADCAVYRLAQLYESMNNGERAIKWYTQLVKNYPTSFYGAAAKWTLGQLHLERKEYETAKSYLVDLVKHPQYAREATFAFARCDEGLGNVSDAFNTYRELIKEKQSYSVAEESLGRLKLLARSHKSLKLTPTDRLNCGMVFFSNRQWRSAVSELALIPKTAGLEMRAHALYLTGRSNRGRKWPNTAIKNFNAVIALGGKNSYIPRAAYQIAQCYRQKGHLKTAVSRLETFVKTYPENELVDDALYDIAQIREKRDQSELALDAYSRLIKVAPNSPYADVAAWRTGWQRFDERRYEESYNAFKGLKEHFPGNRYAMGAHFWMAKIRERQNKPEFARKLYKEVAEARYWYYSARAKAILGVGGSELEPKAVQDADIPERQACPSQVQMLMELRLYEDAIPQLDHHINTTSFPEQRCFHDLIACYEGLAMYDKARKVTEKSLESSAFANATRADLEKLQHKLYPRYYADAVDKYAKMYNVDTFLIAAMILEESRYNAEAVSWAGAIGLMQIMPATGRELAQKLKIRRFRTSMLKQPDINIRMGTKYIGELNSWFDGNSLLVIGAYNGGPGRMERWVSTKNIKDIDLFVEKITIRETRLHIKKVIDSYDNYVEIYRKTDEPPAVNSATEIGQKRLEGF from the coding sequence ATGAAATATATAAATTTCTTTAGCAGAAACCGAACGCAGTTTAGCGAAAGAACAAACCCGGGCATTATATTAGATGCCACTATAATCCATAATTTTTTTTGGGGTTTGCTTCTACTGGCTTGTAGCTGCTTTGCAGGGGCGACGCTGGCTTCCGCGGAAGAAGCGCGTAGTGATGCGTGGGGCGAAGCCTTTACGCTCATTGATAAAGGGGAACGCAGACGCGCCGTTTCAAAACTCGAAAGTTTATTGCAATCGGATCTGCCCGAGTCGGATAAGCTTAGAATCCATCATGCGCTCGGTTATAACTATGAGAAGCTTCGGAATCGCCCAAAAGCGGTTGGGCACTATGCGCGGGTCGCTTCGCTGAGTTATCCATTGGCAGATTGCGCTGTCTACCGTCTTGCTCAACTTTACGAAAGTATGAATAACGGGGAACGGGCAATAAAGTGGTATACGCAACTCGTCAAGAATTATCCGACGAGTTTTTATGGCGCAGCGGCGAAATGGACTTTAGGGCAGTTACACCTTGAGCGGAAAGAATATGAAACTGCGAAGTCGTACTTAGTAGACCTCGTTAAACATCCGCAATATGCGAGAGAGGCGACTTTTGCTTTCGCGCGCTGTGATGAAGGATTGGGTAATGTTTCTGATGCGTTTAATACTTATCGTGAACTTATTAAAGAAAAGCAGTCGTATAGCGTTGCGGAAGAGTCACTCGGTCGGTTGAAGCTGCTTGCCAGAAGCCATAAATCGCTAAAACTTACGCCAACAGATCGACTTAATTGTGGTATGGTGTTTTTCTCCAATAGGCAATGGCGGTCTGCCGTGAGTGAATTGGCACTGATACCTAAAACTGCAGGTTTGGAGATGCGGGCGCATGCGCTTTACCTGACTGGGCGAAGTAACCGAGGCCGAAAGTGGCCGAATACGGCGATTAAGAACTTTAACGCCGTGATTGCCCTTGGCGGCAAGAACAGTTACATACCACGTGCTGCCTATCAGATAGCGCAGTGCTATCGGCAGAAGGGGCATCTGAAAACAGCGGTCAGTAGACTTGAGACCTTTGTAAAAACCTATCCTGAGAACGAATTAGTTGATGATGCGTTGTACGATATCGCGCAGATTCGAGAGAAACGGGATCAATCAGAGTTAGCACTGGATGCGTATTCACGTTTAATCAAAGTCGCGCCAAACAGCCCATACGCGGACGTGGCGGCATGGCGAACGGGTTGGCAGCGTTTTGACGAGCGTCGCTATGAAGAAAGTTACAACGCTTTCAAAGGCTTGAAGGAGCACTTCCCCGGCAATCGCTACGCAATGGGTGCGCATTTTTGGATGGCAAAGATACGTGAACGTCAAAACAAACCCGAGTTTGCCCGGAAACTATACAAGGAAGTAGCAGAGGCGCGATATTGGTACTACTCCGCAAGGGCAAAAGCGATTTTGGGAGTAGGTGGCTCCGAACTGGAACCGAAAGCCGTCCAAGATGCGGATATACCGGAGCGTCAGGCATGTCCGTCCCAGGTGCAAATGTTAATGGAACTGAGACTTTATGAAGACGCTATCCCGCAATTGGATCACCACATTAACACAACTTCGTTCCCGGAACAGAGATGTTTTCATGATTTGATTGCGTGTTATGAAGGGCTCGCGATGTACGATAAAGCGCGGAAGGTAACTGAAAAATCGCTTGAGAGTTCCGCTTTCGCGAATGCGACACGCGCGGATTTGGAAAAACTCCAACATAAACTCTACCCGCGCTACTATGCCGACGCTGTTGACAAGTATGCCAAGATGTATAACGTTGATACTTTCTTAATTGCGGCAATGATTCTGGAAGAAAGTCGGTACAATGCTGAGGCAGTGAGTTGGGCGGGTGCGATTGGACTTATGCAGATCATGCCTGCTACTGGGAGAGAACTCGCCCAGAAACTTAAGATTCGACGGTTCCGTACTTCAATGCTTAAGCAACCGGATATTAATATTCGGATGGGGACGAAGTATATTGGCGAACTCAACTCATGGTTTGATGGCAATTCGCTGCTGGTAATAGGGGCGTATAACGGTGGACCCGGGCGGATGGAGCGATGGGTATCAACGAAAAACATTAAGGATATTGACCTATTCGTTGAGAAAATTACGATTCGGGAAACTCGGCTTCATATCAAGAAGGTTATTGACAGTTACGATAATTATGTCGAAATTTATCGGAAAACTGATGAACCGCCCGCGGTGAATTCGGCAACGGAGATCGGGCAAAAGCGATTAGAAGGCTTTTGA